One Setaria viridis chromosome 5, Setaria_viridis_v4.0, whole genome shotgun sequence genomic region harbors:
- the LOC117856894 gene encoding uncharacterized protein — MGNPDPIELINLETHRIPFKQSGMDLDHWLGTFRSWPNETPGWREWYQRIAASKSVSWDELKIGQCINLSLSQMERNEPLVIAASYFWSDALNAFLFGHGPMTPTLADVVLLTGLDISSPDTPFRLLTATSHRLDTRGIGGWKGFIRCNKRAGSVENREHTAFLMMWLEKHFFCGRAAGPSTNTQALAEALSGGTRVPLGKHLLGAAYHMLHQIGIKLSKGEPIGNPGGPWWFINLWLNLYMNQITKQNVGHMMFPNIESAEDPTARRRCMSFGEAASAFPGCTYSATKVAEYFQCFYNGFNEDATVWFPYQRDDPIFELPTCFDSSTGRFDEELNDELIKPGILPANFFSGKDDPTYEFYNPSVAARQFGMGQLPIQVYFAGRVKFRDELTTGLDCSRVRDRIPDSNTIDLNNWIVAPFAVQPFKLWWAEWKQFLFCNSASAYCNLLDPANIDPNAEAENRTPPTHSRSGRLIEGHHPYTSYPLIGYDAPSVDVIAGRSKQAQKRIAKKTSRRVRARIESADPPMLVSAETPAAPPPQATRDVDTQVVAQVGAAAASLLLEAVQTAQSTPMGTQQSAATQSAIDAPPLPSVEVIGTPSAPQPLVLSQGAGPSTASIIVESSSSDEPMVQAPEQGTTASQMQHEEIRFKVEQDTPDNSLFSFAVALSDDEEVASRQIALSSIPDDVRAKLTTIRSLLQGDIG; from the exons atggggaacccagatccaatagagcttatcaatttagaaacccacagaatccccttcaaacaatccggcatggacctggatcactggttgggcacttttaggtcctggccgaatgaaacccctggttggagggagtggtaccaacggatagccgcgtcgaagagtgtctcatgggacgagctcaaaatcggccagtgtatcaacctgtctttatcccagatggagagaaatgagccgttggtaatagcggcttcttacttttggtcggatgcactcaatgctttcttatttggtcatggacctatgaccccaacactggccgatgtggttttattgaccggccttgacatttcttccccggacacacctttccgcctcttaaccgcaacgtcacatcggctggacacaaggggaatcggcgggtggaaaggattcatcagatgcaataaAAGAGCTGGGTCTGTCGAGAATAGGGAACATacggccttcttaatgatgtggttagaaaagcacttcttttgtggaagagcagccggcccatcaaccaacacccaggcctTAGCCGAAGCACTGTCCGGAGGAACTcgtgttccccttgggaaacacttgctaggggccgcgtaccacatgctccaccaaatcggcatcaaactatccaagggggagccgattggaaacccaggtggcccctggtggttcatcaatttatggCTGAATCTTTATATGAACCAGATCACTAAGCAGAATGTGGGTCACATGATGTTCCctaacattgaatcggcagaagatcccactgctcgtcgccgatgcatgtcttttggcgaagcggcatcggcctttccaggttgcacataCTCTGCTAcgaaagtggccgagtacttccaatgcttttacaacggcttcaatgaagatgcaaccgtttggtttccttatcagcgggatgacccaatctttgaactcccaacctgctttgacTCAAGCACTGGacgattcgacgaagaactcaacgatgagttaatcaagccaggaatcttgccagccaacttcttctcggggaaagatgacCCCActtacgaattctacaacccttctgttgcagcacgtcagttcggcatgggtcagctgccgattcaagtgtattttgctggccgagtcaagttcagagatgagctcacaaccGGTTTGGACTGCAGTCGGGTACGGgaccggattccggactccaacaccattgatctgaacaactggatagtagctccctttgctgtccagccattcaaactctggtgggccgaatggaaacaattcctcttctgcaattcggcatcggcatactgcaacctcctggatccagccaacattgacccgaacgccgag gctgagaatcgcactcctccaacacacagccggagtggtcggctaatagagggtcatcatccatacacttcctaccctctcatcggctatgatgctccgtccgtggacgtgattgctggccgatcgaaacaagctcAGAAGAGAAtcgccaagaagaccagtcgccgagtccgagcccgtatagaatcggcggatcctcctatgctcgtatcggcagagactccggccgcgccaccccctcaggCCACCAGAGATGTCGATactcaagtcgtcgcacaagttggggcagccgccgcgtcattgttgttagaggccgttcag actgcacagagcactcccatgggcacacaacaatcggcagcaacccaatcggccatcgacgcgcccccgcttccatccgttgag gttatcggtacgccaagcgctcctcaaccactggtcctctctcagggagctggtccaagcaccgcgtcgatcatcgtggagtcttcctcttccgatgaacccatggtacaagcccctgagcaaggcacgacggcttcccaaatgcaacatgaagaaattcgcttcaaagtg gaacaagacacccccgacaacagcctcttctcttttgcggttgccctctccgatgatgaagaagtcgcctctcgtCAAATCGccctgagctccatccctgacgatgtccgagccaagcttaccaccatccgatcccttcttcaaggagatatcggctga
- the LOC117856893 gene encoding leucine-rich repeat receptor protein kinase HPCA1, which produces MQRLLLLLFLLVGLQPSFSQTNSQDVAALQALMNNWQNGPKSWTGSTDPCSSWDGIFCSNGRVTEVRLPSMNLQGTLSNAIGQLSALTYLDLSNNLNLGGPLTPKIGNLKQLTTLILLGCSFSGNIPREIGNLSQLTFLALNSNDFTGGIPPTLGLLSNLIWLDMSANQLSGQIPVSPGLNQLVKTRHFHFSENQLTGPMSESLFNGRMNLIHAIFDNNNFTGPIPTSLGQVTSLQIIRLDHNQFSGPVPDSIGNLSNLMELSLANNLLNGAVPDLTSLTQLDYVDLSNNNFPSSPAPGWFSTLISLNSIFMENDDLTGTIPSALFSLPNLQQVSLARNAFSGKLNMTGNISSQLRVVNLTINHIIEADVTSYSNSLILIGNPVCFDNISFCTLKQKQQVPYATNLGPCAAIPCPTDQSASPVTSQNCVCTNPFQGLMIFRAPAFSDVTSPALFKILESTLVQNLSLAPGSVALSNVEFSPGAPLTFTVKVFPVSGTSFNRSDVIRISTALVNQTFKAPTAFGPYSFIASTYFPGPINKKSSMGKGAIIGIAIAGCVLIVGLILVAIYALRQKRIAKEAVERTTNPFASWGAGGTDNGDAPQLKGARYFSFEELKKCTNNFSEINEIGSGGYGKVYKGTLANGQIAAIKRAQQGSMQGAAEFKNEIELLSRVHHKNLVTLVGFCYEQGEQMLVYEYIPYGTLRENLMGKGGVNLDWKKRLRIAIGSAKGLAYLHELADPPIIHRDIKSTNILLDESLNAKVADFGLSKLVSDTQKGHVSTQVKGTLGYLDPEYYMTQQLSEKSDVYSFGVVLLELMTARQPIEKGRYIVREIRTAIDQYDQEYYGLKGLIDPKIRDSAKLIGFRRFVQLAMECVEESAVDRPTMNDVVKELEIIIQNEGAQLLISASLSPEQFGNAKGQDPYAEHLPMNDESSSNTFDYNSVYSFSAVEPK; this is translated from the exons ATGCAGCGGCTGCTGCTTCTGTTATTTCTCCTGGTAGGGCTCCAGCCAAGCTTCAGCCAGACAAACTCCCAAGATG TTGCTGCGCTTCAGGCTTTGATGAATAACTGGCAGAATGGACCAAAAAGCTGGACAGGTTCAACTGATCCCTGCAGCTCCTGGGATGGAATTTTCTGTTCTAATGGAAGGGTGACAGAAGT GAGATTACCAAGCATGAATCTGCAAGGTACACTAAGCAACGCCATAGGCCAACTATCTGCTTTGACATATCT GGATCTGTCTAACAACCTAAATCTTGGAGGTCCACTTACTCCAAAAATTGGAAATCTGAAGCAGCTCACAACTCT GATTTTGCTTGGATGCAGCTTCAGTGGAAATATCCCAAGAGAGATAGGCAACTTATCACAGCTCACATTCCT GGCACTAAACTCAAATGATTTCACTGGTGGAATTCCACCAACACTTGGCCTTCTTTCAAATCTTATCTGGTTGGACATGTCTGCGAATCAGCTGTCAGGACAAATACCAGTTTCTCCAGGGTTGAATCAACTCGTCAAAACTAGGCATTT CCACTTCAGTGAGAACCAGTTGACAGGCCCAATGAGCGAAAGCCTTTTCAATGGCAGGATGAACCTTATACATGC GATATTTGACAATAACAACTTTACTGGACCAATCCCAACATCCCTTGGACAAGTCACATCACTTCAAATAAT CCGACTAGATCATAACCAGTTCAGCGGTCCAGTTCCCGATAGTATTGGCAACCTAAGTAACCTGATGGAACT GAGCTTAGCGAACAACCTACTAAACGGGGCAGTGCCAGATCTCACCAGTTTAACTCAGTTAGATTATGT AGACCTAAGCAACAATAACTTCCCAAGCTCACCAGCACCTGGATGGTTTTCAACGTTGATATCCCTGAATAGCAT ATTTATGGAAAATGATGATCTTACTGGAACAATCCCTAGTGCTCTGTTCAGTTTACCCAACCTGCAACAAGT ATCACTAGCTAGGAATGCATTCAGTGGGAAACTTAATATGACAGGTAATATCAGCTCACAGTTGCGGGTTGTTAACTTGACAATTAATCATATCATAGAAGCAGATGTAACAAGCTACAGCAACAGCCTTAT ATTAATAGGGAATCCTGTATGCTTCGATAACATTAGTTTCTGCACACTCAAGCAAAAACAACAAGTGCCATACGCCACTAACCTTGGCCCATGTGCTGCCATTCCATGCCCCACTGATCAGTCAGCAAGTCCAGTCACTTCACAGAACTGTGTGTGCACCAATCCCTTTCAGGGTCTGATGATCTTCCGAGCACCTGCCTTCTCTGATGTCACAAGCCCCGCATTGTTCAAAATTCTGGAGTCAACACTCGTGCAGAACCTTAGCCTGGCACCAGGATCAGTTGCCCTTTCCAATGTAGAATTCAGTCCAGGAGCACCTCTAACATTCACAGTGAAGGTTTTTCCAGTCAGTGGAACGAGCTTCAATCGCTCAGATGTTATAAGAATCAGTACTGCTCTGGTCAACCAAACTTTTAAAGCCCCAACTGCGTTTGGACCATACAGCTTCATAGCAAGCACATACTTTCCAG GTCCCATCAATAAAAAATCCTCAATGGGCAAAGGTGCAATAATTGGAATCGCAATTGCAGGCTGTGTCCTTATTGTTGGCCTTATTCTGGTAGCAATATATGCTCTACGACAGAAAAGGATAGCCAAGGAGGCAGTAGAGCGAACTACAAATCCTTTTG CATCATGGGGAGCTGGTGGTACAGACAATGGAGATGCACCGCAACTGAAGGGTGCAAGATACTTTTCATTTGAGGAACTGAAAAAATGCACCAATAATTTCTCAGAAATCAATGAGATAGGATCTGGAGGATATGGGAAG GTGTACAAAGGGACACTCGCAAATGGGCAAATAGCTGCAATAAAACGAGCACAGCAAGGATCCATGCAAGGTGCAGCTGAGTTCAAGAATGAGATAGAGCTGCTGTCCAGGGTTCATCACAAGAACCTAGTGACCTTAGTGGGTTTCTGCTATGAACAAGGGGAACAGATGTTGGTTTACGAATATATTCCTTATGGGACATTAAGGGAGAACCTGATGG GTAAAGGAGGAGTAAACTTGGATTGGAAGAAGCGCCTCAGAATTGCCATTGGCTCAGCAAAAGGTCTAGCATATCTCCACGAACTTGCTGATCCACCAATCATACACAGAGATATCAAATCAACCAATATACTTTTGGATGAAAGTCTCAATGCAAAGGTTGCTGATTTTGGTCTTTCAAAGCTAGTATCTGACACACAAAAGGGTCACGTTTCTACGCAAGTAAAGGGAACACTG GGCTATTTGGATCCTGAATATTACATGACACAACAGCTCTCTGAGAAGAGTGACGTATACAGCTTTGGAGTTGTTCTGCTAGAACTAATGACTGCCAGGCAGCCCATAGAGAAAGGCAGGTACATTGTCCGTGAGATCAGGACGGCAATAGATCAGTATGATCAAGAATACTATGGCTTGAAGGGCCTAATCGATCCAAAAATCCGGGATTCAGCTAAATTAATTGGCTTCAGGAGATTCGTGCAGTTGGCTATGGAATGTGTAGAAGAATCTGCTGTGGACCGCCCAACAATGAATGATGTTGTGAAGGAACTTGAGATCATCATACAGAATGAGGGGGCACAATTGTTAATCTCAGCATCTCTATCACCTGAACAATTTGGAAATGCAAAGGGGCAAGATCCTTATGCAGAACATTTGCCTATGAATGATGAAAGTAGTAGCAACACCTTTGATTACAACAGTGTATATTCGTTCTCAGCTGTTGAACCAAAGTAG